The segment TTTTAGGCTAGTCTGATAGAACAGAAAAATCTGTATGGAATCTGTGGAAAAATCTGTATCTTTGTCATGAAATCAGCAGCTCATACAAGCTTGGAAGTCAAACTAGAAAACATCTTTGAACCTCTCTTACTTTTGTTTTACGGCTCTGGAAGTGAAATTGTGGACTTGCAGTTGTCTCATTATACTTTTGGCTTTCCAGGAAATCTGTGTGGGAATATTAGGGAATATGGCCTGTTTCCAGGACATCTGCATGTCCATTAGCAAAGATGAGAATCTTGGGTAAGTGTCTGTGTGCTTTGTACATGAACAGGTACTGCTTGTCTGGACTCACAGTCAGGAAGTTCATGTTGGAGAAGGACCTAAACTTGCCTGCCCAGCCTTATCTTCATTTGTAACTTTTGGCTGGCCATGTTTGTGTGGAAAGTGctcaggaaaggaagaaaggacaCAGACCActatttttggggattttaatCACCAGTCAAGTTAGTTTCTAAGTTTGGTGGTCTTGGCACACTGGAAGTGCATGCACAGTTAGGAAAAGCTGGCATTAATCTCAGAACATGGCTGCAgttatgaaattaatttttttataccTTTTTTAGAAATAAAGATGGATTTTATTAACTTTTTCCCCCTGAATTTTCTCCTTAAAGCCAAGTGTTACTGCAACGTTTGTGTGATTCAGACTCCCCAACTCTTCTGGAAACAAGCAGGTAGGACATCTCAGAAATTAATGCATCATTAGTGTAGTTCTGCTATGCTCTGAGGCCTGGGGAGAAAAGTGACAAGTGGGCTCACTATTTTATTATCCTCTCATCCTTTCCTTTTATTGTTTCTGCACTGTTGTGGAGTCACTTTGCTGTGAGTTATATTCCTGTTTCTGTTTCCACTGCCACTATTTTGGATTTACACTTGTACAGCTTAAAGGAGTGAACTGGTTTCTGATTTGTCAAATGGGGAATTCTTGCCTAGGCTGTTGTTGACTTGCCTCTCCCAGCCTGAGGTGGCCAATGTCTGGGTGGAGAGGATCCGAGAAAACCCTTCTGTGTACGACTGTGTTTGCTTTATCATGTCCAGCTCTACAAATGGTAAGCTGCCAAGACAAGCTGGGATTTACTGAGtgtttgcagaagaaaaataagccAAGTTTGCAATTTCAAAGACCAATATTTTCAGTTGcgttaatttctttaaaataaaggaaGCCTTGTGAGCTTAAAGGACACCAAACCAAACctgtttataaatatatataaaaccaaCCAGAAAGGCACTCAtagaggaagaagaaacctcTGGGGGGGaataaaaataagtttaaatTGAAGAAATTGTTATTTGCCACAATAAAAGAAAGGACATAGTCCTCATTCAGGGATATACATATGTAATTTTTGAACCTTGAAACAAGACctcatttaatttatttttttcaagtcaGATACggattttctatttttaaagctACTGTATCTGTGGAATGTGAACTGGAGGAACAGTTCAGTTACTCTGGCAGCTGAATACTGTACAGGCTTTGGGTATGCAGACAGTGCTACACAAATCTCTCTTAGCACTAATTTAGCAAAAACCACACCAACCAcctaaaaatggaaatattttgaatagCATTTATGTTTAACATCCAACTGAGCTGTAACAGCAGTTGTCATTTGTCAAGGAGTCCTAATAATAcagctttttccattttttaatcaatttttttaatgccaaTTCTCACAAATCCTGCTCCATCCAATTGAAATAACAGACCTGTGTAAGTAAAATGCAGATTGGCAGGTGGATGATTAGCATAAAACTGCATGTCTAGGACCAAATCTTGAAAAGTTTCACTTGAGAAGGAGAAGTCAGGACTTTTCAGGAACATGTCATCTCTTTGCAGAATAGAGTTACTGCTTCACATGTAGCATGACAAGGTAGAAGGTGTCAGTGGGCTTTCCAACAATCCCAGTGTATCAAACTCTTTACCTGTTCTGTGCCACATAAACGAATTAAACACAGCAGCCAGTAGTAGGtcacaaagaaaattaatttatttcagtcCTGAATTTACCCTGAATACTTGTATATACTAGCGTTTTGTGAGCTAAGTTTCGCTCTTCATTTTTAGTCttgttgaaataaaaataacattctCTCTTGTGCAGTTGAATTGCTGGTGAAAGTGGGTGAAGTGGTGGACAAACTCTTTGATCTGGATGAAGAGCTGATGTTAAACTGGATCAAAAGTGGCACTTGTCGCTCTGTGGGACCGTCTGTAGATGATTCTCCTGAAGAACTTCCAGACTTTAAGATTGTGCCTTGTATACTTGAAGCAGCCAAGCAAGTCCGGTATGGGAGATTTCCTTTTGGTTTCATGGCTGGGGAGATTCCTTACAGCCTTGTAAGGCCTGTGCTCAAACATCTTGCTTTTAGTGGCACAGTTTGACAAATCACTGGGATGTTTTTTCCTGGACTTATATTTTGATATGAGTCAACTTGTTTGTTTGCAAAGGGAATGGCAGTGACTGCTGATGGGCTTCTCTGTGACCAAAACACAGAACATAAGCTCAGCAAGCAGCACTTTAATTTGTCTTTTTGATATTTGTTCTGTGTAGATCAGATAACCCAGAAGGACTGGATGTTTATATGCATATCCTGCAGCTCCTGACCACGGTGGATGAGGGAATCCAGGCTATTGGTAAGAACCTGGAATTGCTGCCTGTGAGGGGGCCACTGTGTATTTATTGGGGAGAACAGGAATTCACATACCTGGAATAAATTTGTTGGGTTGGTGggttctctttctttctttctcaagtGCAGGCTCCTGATGGAGGAAAAGAGACATGGAGTTTGCTTTATGACCTTGTTTGCCAGGAGCTTTGCCAGCCAGATGATCCACCCATCATTGTGCAGGAGCAGAAGACTGTGCTGGCCTCTATTTTGTCCGTGCTGTCTGCTATGTTTGCTTCACAGACAGAGCAGGAGTACACCAGGATGAGGAAAAGCAAGTCAtgcttttttctgttgttttttttttttaattttaatttttttaagttaataTTCACAGTTGGCTTTATGTGGGTGTGGAAGGTGGTTCAATTCAGTGACACTGCATACAGTAAGACTCTTCCCTGGTTACTCAGAATCACAGCTAGTCCAAAGTCCAGTTACTGGGTGGGCTGTAAATTCTGAGGATTTACAGTACCAGAATCTACAGATTCTGTTCAGTCTTCTCCATTGGGTAAACTAGTGAaaatttcagaatttatttttgctaAAATATAGTAATACattattacatttttattttatacataatatatacaaatatttttatgtagtattttttaaagtagGTGGAAATGCTGCACTTACTTAAATCCCTctataatttcttatttttcaatCCATGGACAAGTCTTTAGAATTAAAAGCCTGTCTTGAAAATGTGAATCAGGGTCACCTGCAGCAGAAAGATGCTGCGCAGTTTGGTTTGTCAGATAGGATTATCTGGATGCAAATTTACATACTGCCCTCACTGGGTGCTACTAAAGACAGTTTCCTTCTCATGTTCCTGACACTGGCATATAGTTGTTATAGATacatgtcagcttgcaggaaaaattatttGGGTTTTCTCCTACATTTCCACTTGCTTCTTTAAAACTGTGTAACAAAACACAACACTGTGGGTAACACAACACTGTCAGAATATACATCCCTATAGATTTTATGTAAAAATCTGATGGTGTGATTCAAAATTCTAATGCCTTGAAAGGATGGACAAGAATTTTCAGTGTTAAAGTTCACTGTTCTTGTTACTTTGTGTTAAGATATGCCACTGATTGGGAGCTTGATTCGTATTT is part of the Passer domesticus isolate bPasDom1 chromosome 6, bPasDom1.hap1, whole genome shotgun sequence genome and harbors:
- the SAAL1 gene encoding protein SAAL1; protein product: MDRNPSPPCSDAEEEEGDAVGNTVYSKHWLFSVLTRLIEVIAPAEPDPAASPEGARTELDEEMENDICKVWDMSMDEDVALFLQEFNAPDIFMGVFAKSKCPRLTEICVGILGNMACFQDICMSISKDENLGQVLLQRLCDSDSPTLLETSRLLLTCLSQPEVANVWVERIRENPSVYDCVCFIMSSSTNVELLVKVGEVVDKLFDLDEELMLNWIKSGTCRSVGPSVDDSPEELPDFKIVPCILEAAKQVRSDNPEGLDVYMHILQLLTTVDEGIQAIVQAPDGGKETWSLLYDLVCQELCQPDDPPIIVQEQKTVLASILSVLSAMFASQTEQEYTRMRKNMPLIGSLIRILQYMEGCGKRAVENSKESEQEETGRTDVNEEDFHLKILKDICCELLSNMLQELTKENTTEGLHQGHLNEQTCSCAFQNLLPLYSASVESFLEVLREADQTLADNLEKRFPSLKVHT